A portion of the Cryptomeria japonica chromosome 5, Sugi_1.0, whole genome shotgun sequence genome contains these proteins:
- the LOC131055919 gene encoding protein SRG1-like, translated as MNMFLGESDICTQKEIEKLGIACKEWRFFQAVNHGIPQSLLDRMKGIMREFIQLPLEEKLKYEVQERDGYGQAFIASDNQKLDWVDRMYLTILPPENRQMKFWPTKPVDFRYLNDC; from the exons ATGAACATGTTTTTGGGGGAATCAGATATCTGCACGCAAAAGGAAATAGAAAAGCTTGGAATTGCATGTAAAGAATGGAGATTTTTTCAG GCTGTGAATCACGGAATTCCTCAGTCTCTGCTGGACAGGATGAAGGGAATTATGAGAGAATTCATTCAACTACCATTGGAAGAAAAACTCAAGTATGAAGTGCAAGAGCGTGACGGCTATGGCCAGGCCTTCATAGCCTCAGATAACCAAAAGCTGGACTGGGTAGATAGAATGTACTTGACCATTTTACCTCCAGAGAATAGACAAATGAAATTTTGGCCAACAAAGCCTGTGGACTTCAGGTACCTAAATGATTGTTAA